From one Phocaeicola salanitronis DSM 18170 genomic stretch:
- a CDS encoding zinc ribbon domain-containing protein, whose amino-acid sequence MEQQFCQSCGMPLNDENRGIHADGSRSEDYCMYCYKNGAFTQDFTMGQMIEFCLQFLDQWNAQAGCNLTPIQAKEQMLQYFPRLKRWKEKDERTLAEKATHLLAQCENVTVASIDTNGYPRPVQMSKIEAKGFHEVWMATSADSVKVNDFKANNKAGLCYDHYGDGVALRGTVEVITDDAIRKEMWQDWFAYHFPGGPNDPNYVLLHFIGKEATFWINGEFSHFNI is encoded by the coding sequence ATGGAACAACAATTTTGTCAAAGTTGCGGCATGCCCTTGAACGATGAGAACAGAGGAATCCATGCCGATGGAAGCCGTAGCGAGGATTATTGCATGTATTGTTACAAGAACGGTGCGTTTACCCAGGATTTCACGATGGGGCAAATGATAGAGTTCTGCCTGCAATTCTTAGACCAATGGAATGCACAGGCTGGATGTAACTTAACTCCCATACAGGCCAAAGAACAGATGCTTCAATACTTTCCGCGCCTGAAACGGTGGAAAGAAAAAGATGAACGGACACTGGCGGAAAAAGCAACCCATTTGCTTGCCCAATGCGAAAACGTGACGGTCGCTTCCATTGACACCAACGGTTATCCCCGGCCTGTGCAGATGTCCAAGATTGAAGCAAAGGGTTTTCATGAGGTATGGATGGCGACAAGTGCCGACTCTGTAAAGGTCAATGATTTTAAGGCGAACAACAAGGCGGGTCTTTGCTATGACCATTACGGAGACGGGGTTGCCCTACGCGGAACAGTAGAGGTTATCACGGACGATGCCATCCGCAAGGAAATGTGGCAAGACTGGTTTGCTTATCATTTCCCCGGCGGACCGAACGACCCGAATTATGTGCTTCTTCATTTCATTGGCAAGGAAGCCACTTTCTGGATTAACGGCGAATTTTCTCACTTCAACATCTGA
- a CDS encoding DUF3795 domain-containing protein: MKPIVPDTQSIAACGLYCGACRKFLIGKCPGCKRNEKAAWCKIRSCCQENKFNTCAECPHDVKECKVFSNWIGKVFAFLFNSDRAACIRYIKEHGEQAFAKEMTQRKCQTIKRK, translated from the coding sequence ATGAAACCTATCGTACCCGATACTCAAAGCATCGCCGCTTGCGGTCTTTATTGCGGAGCTTGCCGCAAGTTCTTGATTGGGAAATGCCCCGGATGCAAACGCAATGAAAAGGCGGCCTGGTGTAAAATCCGTTCGTGTTGTCAAGAAAACAAGTTCAATACCTGCGCCGAATGTCCGCATGATGTAAAGGAATGCAAGGTGTTTTCCAATTGGATAGGTAAGGTGTTCGCCTTTCTGTTCAACTCCGACCGTGCCGCCTGCATCCGTTACATCAAGGAACATGGCGAACAGGCTTTTGCCAAAGAAATGACCCAACGTAAATGTCAGACCATCAAAAGGAAATAA
- a CDS encoding MFS transporter, producing the protein MVRYILSKLKGHPQVGEGTAYAILFSMGFCHLLNDMIQSVIPAMYPLLKDSFGFTFAQIGIITLIFQLTSSVFQPFVGQYADRHPQPYSLAMGMGFTLCGLLMLAFAPNYWIILLSVAVIGCGSSVFHPEASRVAQMASGGKKSLAQSIFQVGGNGGSAIGPLLAALIIIPYGQHAVGWFATAALLASMILVRVGYWYSLLLVRMKRFHCVVRTATHGLSEGAIRKAMGILVIMLFSKYFFTSCMTSYFTFYLIEKFGVTVQQSQFCLFAFLAALAIGTLLGGYFGDRYGRKYVILFSILGAAPFTLALPYLNLFWTLVMAGVSGLIIASAFSAILVYATDLKPDKVGMVSGIFFGLMFGLGGIGSAFFGWLADMTSIEFIFSVSTLLPLLGVIAVFLPDIKPVKNND; encoded by the coding sequence ATGGTTAGGTATATTTTGAGTAAGCTAAAAGGTCACCCGCAAGTAGGGGAGGGTACCGCATACGCTATTTTGTTTTCAATGGGCTTTTGCCATTTGCTGAACGATATGATTCAGTCGGTAATCCCTGCCATGTATCCGTTGTTGAAAGATAGTTTCGGCTTTACTTTTGCGCAAATCGGTATTATTACATTGATTTTTCAGTTGACTTCTTCGGTTTTCCAGCCTTTTGTCGGACAATATGCCGACCGTCATCCTCAACCTTATTCGTTGGCTATGGGGATGGGTTTTACGTTGTGTGGTTTGCTGATGCTGGCTTTTGCTCCTAACTATTGGATTATCCTATTGTCGGTAGCGGTAATCGGTTGCGGTTCTTCGGTATTCCATCCGGAGGCTTCGCGTGTGGCTCAAATGGCTTCGGGCGGTAAGAAGAGCTTGGCTCAGTCTATTTTTCAAGTAGGAGGAAACGGCGGAAGTGCTATTGGCCCGTTGCTTGCCGCATTGATTATTATTCCTTATGGACAACATGCGGTGGGATGGTTTGCCACGGCTGCTCTGCTTGCTTCGATGATTCTGGTGCGAGTAGGCTATTGGTATAGCTTGCTGCTGGTTCGCATGAAACGCTTTCATTGTGTTGTGCGGACGGCTACACACGGTTTGTCCGAAGGGGCAATCCGTAAGGCTATGGGAATTTTGGTCATCATGCTTTTCTCGAAATACTTTTTCACTTCGTGTATGACGAGCTATTTTACTTTTTACTTGATAGAGAAATTTGGGGTTACGGTGCAACAGTCCCAATTCTGTCTTTTTGCTTTTCTGGCGGCATTAGCCATTGGAACGTTGTTGGGCGGGTATTTCGGTGACCGTTACGGGCGGAAGTATGTCATATTGTTCTCTATCCTTGGTGCCGCTCCGTTTACGTTGGCACTTCCTTATCTGAACTTGTTTTGGACGCTTGTGATGGCAGGAGTCAGCGGTTTGATTATCGCATCTGCTTTCTCGGCTATTCTGGTATATGCTACCGACTTGAAGCCGGATAAGGTAGGCATGGTATCAGGCATCTTCTTCGGATTAATGTTTGGTTTAGGAGGGATAGGTTCGGCATTCTTCGGCTGGCTTGCCGATATGACCAGCATTGAATTTATTTTCAGTGTCAGCACCTTATTGCCTTTGTTGGGGGTGATTGCAGTATTCCTTCCGGATATTAAACCGGTTAAAAATAATGATTAA
- a CDS encoding methylated-DNA--[protein]-cysteine S-methyltransferase — protein sequence MARNQKIRIQHYLSPCGELVLGSLGDKLCLCNWVKEKHPGRVDQRLQTGLKAGYEEGASDVLQEAIGQLEAYFRRERVAFDIPLLTIGTAFQMRVWRALQEIPYGQTCSYGELAMRIGCPKAVRAVANANGANAISIFIPCHRIIGSDRSLTGYGGGLEAKRYLLELETMK from the coding sequence ATGGCAAGAAATCAGAAAATCCGGATACAACATTATCTCTCTCCGTGTGGCGAGCTGGTGCTTGGCTCTTTGGGAGATAAGTTGTGTTTGTGTAATTGGGTAAAAGAGAAACATCCGGGCAGGGTAGACCAGAGATTGCAGACTGGGCTGAAAGCCGGTTATGAAGAGGGTGCATCGGATGTGCTTCAGGAAGCAATCGGGCAATTAGAAGCTTATTTTCGGCGCGAACGGGTTGCTTTCGATATCCCCCTGCTGACAATAGGTACAGCTTTCCAAATGCGTGTATGGCGTGCTTTGCAGGAAATTCCATACGGGCAGACGTGTTCTTACGGAGAACTGGCAATGCGTATCGGGTGTCCCAAAGCGGTACGCGCTGTGGCTAATGCGAATGGTGCCAATGCCATTTCCATATTTATCCCCTGCCATCGGATTATAGGAAGTGACCGTTCCTTAACCGGATATGGAGGCGGACTTGAGGCTAAAAGATATTTATTGGAGTTAGAGACAATGAAATAA
- a CDS encoding HD domain-containing protein — MNPLTLIDKFYPEENELKRILLVHSRSVTDKALALAKKHPELDLDLTFIEEAAMLHDIGIFLTDAPDIQCFGTHPYICHGYLGADLVRKEGFPRHALVCERHTGAGLSLQDIEEQGLPVPHRDMVPVSLEEEIICFADKFFSKTKLDKEKSIEKARKSVEKHGGNGVQHFDRWCELFL, encoded by the coding sequence ATGAATCCATTGACATTGATTGATAAATTCTATCCTGAAGAAAATGAATTGAAACGCATTTTGTTGGTGCATAGCCGTTCGGTTACGGATAAGGCACTTGCGTTGGCAAAGAAACATCCCGAACTGGACTTGGACTTGACTTTTATCGAAGAGGCTGCGATGCTTCATGACATCGGCATTTTCCTGACCGACGCTCCGGATATCCAATGCTTCGGGACGCATCCTTATATTTGCCACGGTTATTTGGGGGCAGATTTGGTGAGGAAAGAAGGTTTCCCGCGCCATGCGCTGGTGTGCGAACGGCATACAGGGGCAGGGCTTTCGTTGCAGGATATCGAGGAGCAAGGCTTGCCTGTTCCCCACCGGGATATGGTGCCGGTCAGTTTGGAAGAAGAGATTATTTGCTTTGCCGACAAGTTTTTCTCGAAGACCAAACTGGATAAAGAGAAAAGCATCGAAAAGGCACGGAAGAGTGTGGAAAAGCATGGAGGCAATGGCGTGCAGCATTTCGACCGTTGGTGCGAGCTTTTTTTATAG
- a CDS encoding putative LPS assembly protein LptD — translation MTSFRKTTYLFLSLFFMSCCFSLYAEAQRVKGKRARKDNAGLRTDSLPSDSLLPDSLATDSLMSDSLASDSSDKQPLDAPVVYEASDSIVFTKGGYAHLYGNGKVNYQNIELTSAKISMNMDSSTVFAEGVMDTAGVASGTPIFKDGETPYESKTMRYNFKTKKGFINDIITQQGEGYVTSMNAKKGPDNDIYMTQGKYTTCDNHEHPHFYLKLSMAKVRPKKDVVFGPAQLVVEDVPLPIAVPFGFFPFNSTYSSGFIMPTYGDEMNRGFYLRDGGYYFAISDKMDLKLLGEIYTKGSWGLSVASNYSKRYKYSGSFNASYLVTKTGEKNMPDYAVSKDFRIQWSHRQDAKANPNSSFSASVNFATSSYDRSSLSTLYDPSSYSNNTKASSISYSRNFPDIGLNISSTFNITQNTRDSSLTMTLPDVNISLSRIYPFKRKKAAGNERWYEKISFQYTGALTNSVDTKDNLLFKTPFSQWETGMRHNIPVEANFTLFNYINITPSFNYTERWYTKKIMRSYDEQAQEEVRDTINGFHRVYDYNMAVSMNTKLYGMYKPLFWKSKDITIRHVLTPSVSYTYTPDFGRSKFGYYETYTYTDENGEVRTTEYSPFEGMPYGVPGQGVSQTVAFSLQNNLEMKMASDKDTTGYKKISLIDNLTANLSYDIAQRRWSNLTMSARLKLTKSYTFNMNATFATYAYKFDENGNVVTSDRTEWSYGRFGRFQGYSGSFSYTLNNDTFKKLFGKGDDKDKEKDKKKGDSEEEDGDEEEESTDSQPSPNRKTENATLDPDGYLAFKMPWSLSLSYSYSIRENTSAKINIKKMRYPYALTHSLNISGNVKIGSRWNVTYSSGYDFTSKEMSMTTVNITRDLHCFNMSCGLVFGPFTSYNFSIRANSSMLTDALKWDQRSNTGSQVTWY, via the coding sequence ATGACGTCATTTAGGAAAACAACATATTTGTTCTTGTCTTTGTTTTTTATGAGCTGCTGTTTTTCGTTATATGCCGAGGCTCAGCGTGTTAAAGGAAAACGGGCGAGAAAGGACAATGCAGGGCTCCGTACGGATTCCCTGCCATCGGATTCATTGTTGCCCGATTCGTTGGCAACAGATAGCCTTATGTCCGATTCGCTGGCTTCAGACAGCTCAGATAAACAGCCTTTGGATGCTCCGGTCGTGTATGAAGCGAGCGATTCTATTGTTTTTACCAAAGGGGGATATGCTCATTTGTATGGGAATGGTAAGGTGAATTATCAGAATATTGAGCTGACTTCTGCCAAGATTTCCATGAATATGGATAGCAGTACCGTATTTGCCGAAGGGGTAATGGATACGGCTGGAGTCGCTTCGGGCACTCCGATATTCAAAGACGGCGAGACACCGTATGAGTCGAAAACCATGCGTTATAATTTCAAGACCAAGAAAGGTTTTATCAACGATATCATTACCCAACAGGGAGAAGGGTATGTGACTAGCATGAACGCCAAGAAAGGTCCGGACAATGATATTTACATGACACAAGGAAAGTACACGACTTGTGACAATCATGAACATCCGCACTTTTACTTGAAACTTTCGATGGCAAAGGTGCGTCCTAAGAAAGATGTAGTCTTTGGACCGGCGCAGCTGGTGGTAGAGGATGTGCCTTTGCCCATAGCCGTTCCGTTCGGTTTCTTCCCTTTCAACAGCACTTATTCTTCTGGTTTCATCATGCCGACATACGGTGACGAGATGAACCGTGGTTTCTATTTGCGTGACGGAGGATATTATTTTGCCATTAGCGACAAGATGGATTTGAAATTATTGGGCGAAATCTATACCAAAGGTTCCTGGGGGCTTTCGGTGGCTTCGAATTATAGCAAGCGATACAAGTATAGCGGCAGTTTCAATGCCAGTTATCTGGTAACAAAGACGGGCGAGAAGAATATGCCCGACTATGCCGTTTCGAAAGACTTCCGTATCCAATGGAGCCACCGGCAGGATGCCAAGGCAAACCCGAACAGTTCGTTCTCGGCAAGCGTGAACTTTGCGACCAGCAGTTACGACCGGTCCAGCTTGAGTACGTTGTACGACCCTTCTTCGTATAGCAATAATACAAAAGCGTCCAGTATCAGCTATTCGCGTAACTTTCCCGATATCGGATTGAATATATCGAGTACGTTCAATATTACGCAGAACACGCGCGACTCATCGCTGACCATGACTTTGCCCGACGTAAACATTTCGTTGAGCCGTATCTATCCGTTCAAGCGTAAGAAAGCGGCAGGTAACGAACGCTGGTACGAAAAGATTTCGTTCCAGTATACGGGTGCCTTGACCAACAGTGTGGATACCAAGGATAACTTGCTGTTCAAGACCCCGTTCTCGCAATGGGAGACCGGTATGCGCCACAATATTCCGGTTGAGGCGAACTTTACCTTATTTAACTATATCAACATTACGCCTTCATTCAATTATACGGAGCGTTGGTATACCAAGAAAATTATGCGTAGTTACGACGAACAGGCGCAAGAAGAAGTGCGTGATACCATCAACGGTTTTCATCGGGTGTACGATTACAACATGGCAGTGTCGATGAACACGAAACTGTACGGTATGTATAAGCCGTTGTTTTGGAAAAGCAAAGATATTACCATCCGTCACGTGTTAACGCCAAGCGTAAGTTATACATATACGCCTGACTTTGGAAGATCGAAGTTCGGCTATTATGAAACATATACTTATACGGACGAGAACGGGGAAGTCCGTACTACGGAATATTCTCCTTTCGAGGGCATGCCGTATGGTGTGCCGGGACAAGGCGTGTCGCAAACCGTCGCCTTTTCGCTTCAGAATAACTTGGAGATGAAAATGGCTTCAGACAAAGACACTACGGGGTATAAGAAAATCAGCTTGATTGATAATCTGACGGCAAACTTGTCGTACGATATCGCCCAAAGACGTTGGAGTAATTTGACGATGAGCGCCCGTTTGAAGCTGACCAAGAGTTATACCTTTAATATGAACGCTACTTTTGCCACGTATGCCTATAAGTTTGACGAAAACGGAAATGTAGTGACCAGCGACCGCACCGAATGGTCGTACGGGCGTTTCGGACGTTTCCAAGGATATAGCGGCTCGTTCTCTTATACCTTGAATAATGATACATTCAAGAAACTGTTCGGCAAAGGGGATGATAAAGATAAGGAGAAAGACAAGAAGAAGGGAGATTCGGAGGAAGAAGACGGAGATGAAGAGGAAGAAAGTACCGATAGCCAGCCTTCTCCCAACCGGAAGACAGAAAATGCGACGCTTGATCCCGACGGGTATCTGGCTTTCAAGATGCCGTGGAGCTTGAGCTTGAGTTACAGTTATAGCATCCGCGAAAATACCAGTGCGAAGATTAACATCAAGAAGATGCGTTATCCGTATGCGCTTACGCATTCATTGAATATTTCAGGAAATGTGAAAATCGGCAGCCGTTGGAACGTTACGTATTCGAGCGGGTATGATTTTACATCGAAAGAAATGTCTATGACCACGGTTAATATCACCCGCGACCTGCACTGCTTTAATATGAGTTGCGGTCTGGTATTCGGTCCGTTCACATCGTATAATTTCTCCATCCGTGCCAACTCCAGCATGTTGACCGATGCCTTGAAATGGGACCAGCGAAGCAATACGGGTAGCCAGGTGACGTGGTACTAA
- a CDS encoding uracil-DNA glycosylase, producing the protein MNVQIEESWKQVLAPEFEKDYFVRLTDFVRQEYHNTTVYPPGKLIFNAFNLCPYNKVKAVIIGQDPYHGPGQAHGLCFSVNDGVPFPPSLQNIFKEIHDDLGTPIPASGNLTRWAQQGVLLLNATLTVRAHQAGSHQNKGWEEFTDAAIRALATNREHLVFILWGSYAQKKGAFIDRNKHLVLTSVHPSPLSAYHGFFGNRHFSRTNEYLMQHGETPINW; encoded by the coding sequence ATGAATGTACAGATAGAAGAATCGTGGAAGCAAGTGCTGGCTCCCGAATTCGAGAAAGACTATTTCGTCCGGCTGACTGATTTCGTACGCCAAGAATACCACAATACGACCGTTTATCCGCCGGGAAAGCTGATATTCAACGCCTTCAATCTTTGTCCTTATAATAAAGTAAAAGCCGTAATCATCGGACAAGACCCTTATCACGGTCCCGGACAAGCGCACGGACTGTGCTTTTCGGTCAATGACGGCGTGCCGTTTCCACCCTCACTGCAGAATATCTTCAAAGAAATACACGACGATTTGGGGACCCCGATTCCTGCCAGCGGAAACCTTACCCGTTGGGCGCAACAGGGCGTGCTGCTGCTCAACGCCACACTCACCGTCCGTGCTCATCAAGCCGGTTCGCACCAAAACAAGGGGTGGGAAGAGTTTACGGATGCAGCTATCCGCGCTTTAGCAACCAACCGGGAACATCTGGTATTTATCTTATGGGGCTCGTATGCGCAGAAAAAAGGAGCATTTATCGACCGGAACAAGCATCTCGTACTGACTTCGGTCCACCCCTCTCCCCTATCCGCCTACCACGGCTTTTTCGGGAACAGACACTTCAGCCGCACCAATGAATACCTGATGCAGCACGGGGAAACACCGATTAACTGGTGA
- the asnA gene encoding aspartate--ammonia ligase — translation MSYLIKPTNYKPLLDMKQTELGIKQIKDFFQQNLSSELRLRRVTAPLFVLKGMGINDDLNGVERPVTFPIKDLADQQAEVVHSLAKWKRVTLADYHVEPGYGIYTDMNAIRADEELGNLHSLYVDQWDWERVITPEQRTIEFLKSIVTRIYSAMRRTEYMICEAYPQITSFLAHDIHFIHAQELLDMYPDKTPKERENLITEKYGSVFIIGIGCKLSDGMPHDLRAPDYDDYTTIDPKTGLPGLNGDLLVWDCVLGRALELSSMGIRVDKAAMLKQLELAGKEERTKLYFHRRLLEGSLPLSIGGGIGQSRLCMLYLKKAHIGEIQASIWPEEMRKECAELGMQLI, via the coding sequence ATGAGCTATCTAATAAAACCAACCAATTACAAGCCCTTGCTCGACATGAAACAAACCGAGTTGGGTATCAAACAGATAAAAGATTTTTTCCAACAAAACTTATCTTCGGAACTGCGGTTGCGAAGAGTAACTGCCCCTCTTTTCGTTTTAAAAGGAATGGGTATCAACGATGACCTGAACGGTGTAGAACGTCCGGTAACCTTCCCTATCAAAGACCTTGCCGACCAACAGGCGGAAGTGGTGCATTCGCTTGCCAAATGGAAACGAGTTACTCTTGCAGATTATCATGTGGAACCGGGATATGGCATCTATACGGACATGAATGCTATCCGCGCCGACGAGGAATTGGGCAATCTGCATTCCTTGTATGTAGACCAATGGGACTGGGAGCGGGTCATCACACCCGAACAACGCACCATAGAGTTTTTGAAAAGCATCGTAACCCGCATCTATTCTGCCATGCGCCGCACAGAATATATGATTTGCGAAGCTTATCCGCAAATCACGTCATTCCTTGCGCATGACATCCATTTCATCCATGCACAAGAGTTGCTGGATATGTATCCGGACAAGACACCGAAGGAACGTGAAAACCTCATCACTGAAAAATACGGTTCTGTATTCATCATCGGCATCGGATGCAAACTAAGCGACGGCATGCCTCACGATTTACGCGCACCGGACTATGATGACTATACAACCATTGACCCTAAGACCGGATTGCCCGGTCTGAACGGTGACCTGCTGGTATGGGACTGTGTATTGGGACGTGCCCTCGAATTGTCTTCGATGGGTATCCGTGTGGACAAGGCAGCTATGCTGAAACAGCTGGAACTGGCAGGCAAAGAAGAACGCACCAAGCTCTATTTCCACAGACGTCTGCTTGAAGGTTCGTTACCGCTTAGCATTGGCGGCGGTATCGGCCAGTCACGCCTCTGCATGCTTTATCTGAAGAAAGCACATATTGGCGAAATACAGGCAAGCATCTGGCCCGAAGAAATGCGGAAAGAATGCGCTGAATTGGGAATGCAGTTAATATAA
- the tnpC gene encoding IS66 family transposase, whose protein sequence is MDEKAILLKTIEGLNASIASLSATNKKQAEQNEKLQARIKELTAQVAWLNRQLFGRKSEKLRAYDPNIPDLFADEFAGLQHQAEEKRDEAVGKIEKESAEVRKQNRQNRKMIEDLPVLETETIEPTGVDLSLYRRIGEEITKVVKHKPGMLYVKEIIRPKYALKDSTMLPPAGQKGVEIAPMPLMPVDKCIADTSLLAEILLQKYEYHVPFYRQIRQYRHLGLKGLTESTLDGWFKKTVELLKPLYESLKKEVFSCDYVQADETTIPVINRGKHKAEKEYLWMVRSVMEKLVIFHYDMGSRAGSVIESLASQYRFKGYLQCDGFAGYETAFKTNPDVRLVNCMAHIRRDFEHALGENKKEAEYGLAQIQYMYRIEHCCDKAGLSFDGRKAKRRELTRPIMEAMKTWMETEGIKYSPQSLIGKAVSYAYTRWDNMMRCLEDGRLLLDNNLAENAIRPIALGRKNYLFCGNHEAAVNMSVICSLLATCKAHDVNPRDYLKDIIAQMPYHKKSADEELLNLLPHKWKLQHPESLLTKQTVESAN, encoded by the coding sequence ATGGATGAAAAAGCTATATTACTCAAGACGATAGAAGGGCTGAATGCCTCTATTGCTTCATTGTCTGCCACTAATAAAAAACAGGCTGAGCAGAATGAAAAACTGCAGGCGCGCATCAAGGAGCTGACGGCTCAGGTCGCATGGCTGAACCGTCAGCTCTTTGGGCGTAAATCGGAGAAGCTTCGCGCATATGACCCTAATATCCCCGATCTTTTTGCAGACGAGTTTGCCGGACTCCAACATCAGGCGGAAGAAAAGCGCGACGAAGCCGTTGGGAAGATTGAAAAGGAATCGGCGGAAGTACGGAAGCAGAATCGTCAGAACCGAAAAATGATAGAGGACTTACCCGTACTGGAGACCGAGACAATAGAACCGACAGGTGTTGACCTGTCTTTATACCGTAGAATAGGCGAAGAGATAACAAAAGTCGTCAAACACAAGCCGGGCATGCTTTACGTCAAGGAAATCATCCGTCCCAAATATGCACTCAAGGACAGCACCATGCTTCCTCCGGCTGGACAGAAAGGAGTGGAGATTGCCCCCATGCCGCTGATGCCTGTTGACAAGTGCATCGCTGATACCAGCCTGCTTGCCGAGATACTGCTTCAGAAGTATGAATACCACGTCCCGTTCTACCGTCAGATACGGCAATACAGGCATCTCGGGCTGAAAGGCCTTACGGAAAGCACGCTGGACGGATGGTTCAAGAAGACGGTAGAACTGCTGAAGCCCCTGTATGAGTCGCTTAAGAAAGAGGTCTTCTCTTGCGACTATGTGCAGGCGGACGAGACCACCATCCCGGTCATCAACAGAGGAAAGCACAAGGCGGAAAAGGAATACCTCTGGATGGTCAGGTCTGTCATGGAAAAACTGGTCATCTTCCATTATGACATGGGATCCCGGGCCGGATCAGTCATCGAATCACTGGCAAGCCAATACCGCTTCAAAGGATACCTTCAATGCGACGGTTTTGCAGGCTATGAGACAGCCTTCAAGACCAACCCCGACGTGCGGCTGGTCAATTGCATGGCGCATATCCGCCGTGATTTTGAGCATGCCTTGGGTGAAAACAAAAAGGAAGCCGAATATGGGCTGGCCCAGATACAGTACATGTACAGGATTGAGCACTGCTGCGATAAGGCGGGCTTGTCGTTCGACGGACGCAAAGCGAAACGCCGGGAACTGACACGCCCAATCATGGAGGCCATGAAGACGTGGATGGAAACGGAAGGCATCAAATACAGTCCCCAATCGCTAATCGGCAAAGCTGTCTCGTATGCCTATACCCGATGGGACAACATGATGAGATGCCTGGAGGACGGACGCCTGCTTTTGGACAACAACCTGGCGGAAAATGCCATCCGGCCAATTGCTTTGGGGCGCAAGAACTATCTCTTCTGCGGTAATCACGAGGCTGCCGTTAACATGTCTGTAATCTGTTCCCTGCTGGCCACCTGCAAGGCACACGATGTGAACCCAAGGGATTACCTGAAGGATATCATTGCCCAAATGCCGTATCATAAGAAGTCCGCTGATGAGGAACTGCTTAACCTTCTTCCGCACAAATGGAAACTGCAACATCCGGAGAGCCTGTTGACCAAACAAACTGTAGAATCCGCCAACTAA
- the tnpB gene encoding IS66 family insertion sequence element accessory protein TnpB (TnpB, as the term is used for proteins encoded by IS66 family insertion elements, is considered an accessory protein, since TnpC, encoded by a neighboring gene, is a DDE family transposase.), which translates to MFNLNDTMRYFLCPGRTDMRKGISSLCGVVHEKMKSEVKNGDVFIFIGSNRRLMKLLHAEDGGMVMYVKRLEAGRFKLPEYDPESDSYPMEWRDLVMMVEGIQESPGQRLRRLRAERKEYHV; encoded by the coding sequence ATGTTTAACTTGAACGACACGATGCGCTACTTCCTGTGTCCCGGCAGGACGGACATGCGCAAGGGCATCAGTTCGCTGTGCGGGGTGGTGCATGAAAAGATGAAAAGTGAGGTGAAGAACGGCGATGTCTTCATCTTCATCGGCTCCAACCGCAGGCTTATGAAGCTGCTTCATGCGGAAGACGGCGGCATGGTGATGTACGTCAAACGGCTGGAGGCCGGACGCTTCAAACTGCCGGAATACGACCCGGAATCAGACAGTTATCCCATGGAATGGCGTGACCTGGTAATGATGGTCGAGGGCATTCAGGAAAGCCCGGGGCAGAGGCTCCGGCGGCTCAGGGCAGAGCGTAAGGAGTACCATGTATGA
- the tnpA gene encoding IS66 family insertion sequence element accessory protein TnpA produces MNRTGFEELEMQVQQSGLSLKSYLRQIGVSYSTYHYWQKKYSAEKDSIKQELAPINIKRPTAELSLDEQAPYGVSLLFPNGLRAHFGSGSEKLLMEVLNQSLQEGHV; encoded by the coding sequence ATGAACAGAACTGGATTTGAAGAATTAGAAATGCAGGTGCAACAAAGCGGCCTGTCATTGAAGTCGTACCTACGACAGATAGGAGTGAGTTATTCCACCTATCACTATTGGCAAAAGAAATACTCTGCCGAGAAAGACAGTATCAAACAAGAGCTGGCTCCGATCAATATCAAACGGCCAACAGCAGAATTGTCCTTGGATGAACAGGCTCCTTACGGCGTGTCCTTGTTGTTTCCCAACGGGCTCCGTGCCCACTTTGGAAGCGGCTCAGAGAAGCTGTTGATGGAAGTGTTGAACCAAAGTCTGCAGGAGGGCCATGTTTAA